Proteins encoded together in one Prosthecobacter fusiformis window:
- a CDS encoding nuclear transport factor 2 family protein has translation MSSTETIRDLYRAMREQDDSAVFAICTPDIIWQQSTGFPGGSTWHGPASVIENVFRANARRWTGFAFTEEEMIAAGDRVIVLGHYSGTAPATGKAMRTAVAHVYDLTDGKVCRFRMFADTHPMWQALSSDS, from the coding sequence ATGAGCTCCACTGAAACTATCCGCGACCTTTACCGCGCCATGCGGGAGCAGGACGACAGTGCCGTCTTCGCCATTTGCACACCGGACATCATCTGGCAGCAAAGCACTGGCTTCCCCGGTGGCTCCACTTGGCATGGACCCGCCTCCGTCATCGAAAACGTCTTCCGCGCCAACGCCCGCCGCTGGACCGGATTCGCCTTTACAGAAGAAGAAATGATCGCCGCAGGAGATCGCGTCATCGTCCTCGGTCATTACTCCGGCACCGCCCCCGCCACAGGCAAGGCCATGCGTACCGCCGTCGCCCATGTTTATGATCTCACTGACGGCAAGGTCTGCCGCTTTCGAATGTTTGCGGATACCCATCCCATGTGGCAGGCCTTAAGTTCAGACAGTTGA
- a CDS encoding 3-keto-disaccharide hydrolase gives MKPSLLLPLALISFFTVARAEEAFVPLFDGKTLTGWEQHSGTAEYRVQDGAIVGKTVPNTGNSFLCTAKKYGDFILELEFKVEPSMNSGIQFRSNYYTKDTEVEIAGKKKKFPADRVHGYQFEIDPSARAFTGGVYDEGRRGWLFDLKENEAARKAFKQGDWNTARIECKGDSIKTFINGVPAADLKDDLTKEGVIALQVHGIGKKTEAVGKEVMWRNIRIQELK, from the coding sequence ATGAAACCCAGCCTGTTACTTCCACTCGCCCTTATCTCTTTCTTCACCGTCGCCCGCGCTGAAGAGGCCTTCGTGCCCCTTTTCGACGGCAAAACCCTCACCGGCTGGGAGCAGCACAGCGGCACCGCCGAATACCGCGTCCAGGACGGAGCCATCGTCGGCAAGACCGTGCCGAATACCGGCAACTCCTTCCTCTGCACCGCCAAAAAATATGGCGACTTCATCCTCGAACTCGAATTCAAGGTGGAGCCTTCCATGAACTCCGGCATCCAGTTTCGCAGCAACTACTACACAAAGGACACTGAAGTTGAAATCGCGGGCAAAAAGAAAAAGTTCCCTGCAGACCGCGTCCATGGTTACCAGTTTGAGATCGACCCCAGCGCACGCGCCTTCACCGGTGGCGTTTATGATGAAGGCCGCCGCGGCTGGCTCTTTGACCTCAAGGAAAACGAAGCTGCCCGCAAAGCCTTCAAGCAGGGTGACTGGAACACCGCCCGCATCGAGTGCAAAGGCGATAGCATCAAGACCTTCATCAATGGCGTACCTGCCGCCGATCTCAAAGACGACCTCACTAAAGAAGGCGTCATCGCCCTCCAGGTCCACGGCATTGGCAAAAAGACCGAAGCCGTTGGCAAAGAAGTCATGTGGCGCAACATCCGCATCCAGGAGCTGAAATAA
- the pncA gene encoding bifunctional nicotinamidase/pyrazinamidase, with product MKTLLLIDIQNDFMPGGALAVARGDEIIPVVNAMMPDFDLVVATQDWHPQDHGSFAANHPGKAVYEHILLDGLPQTLWPVHCVQNTGGALFAPGLETRRIQRVFTKGMNAQIDSYSGLYDNGHRASTGLSEWLKAQGVTELHVAGVATDYCVKFTVLDALAEGFQVKLLLEACRGVNLQPGDVDRAVEEMREAGCEVG from the coding sequence ATGAAAACACTTCTGCTTATTGATATTCAAAACGACTTCATGCCGGGCGGTGCACTGGCTGTGGCAAGGGGTGATGAGATCATCCCGGTGGTGAACGCAATGATGCCTGATTTTGACCTGGTGGTGGCGACGCAGGACTGGCATCCGCAGGATCACGGTAGCTTTGCGGCAAACCATCCGGGCAAGGCAGTGTATGAGCACATTTTGTTAGACGGGCTGCCGCAGACGCTATGGCCGGTGCATTGCGTGCAAAATACGGGCGGGGCGTTGTTCGCGCCGGGGCTGGAGACGCGACGCATCCAGAGAGTGTTTACCAAAGGAATGAATGCGCAGATCGACAGCTACAGCGGTCTTTATGACAACGGTCACCGCGCCTCAACGGGCCTGAGTGAATGGCTGAAGGCGCAGGGTGTGACGGAACTGCATGTGGCGGGCGTCGCCACGGATTACTGCGTGAAATTCACCGTGCTGGATGCGCTGGCGGAGGGCTTCCAGGTAAAGCTGCTGCTGGAAGCCTGCCGTGGGGTGAATCTGCAACCCGGGGATGTGGACCGGGCCGTGGAGGAGATGCGGGAGGCAGGGTGCGAGGTGGGGTGA